The Rattus rattus isolate New Zealand chromosome X, Rrattus_CSIRO_v1, whole genome shotgun sequence genome has a window encoding:
- the LOC116888166 gene encoding LOW QUALITY PROTEIN: cancer/testis antigen 55-like (The sequence of the model RefSeq protein was modified relative to this genomic sequence to represent the inferred CDS: inserted 1 base in 1 codon): MLSLLRWISTFFHGSNTSEEISEEEPQDNTKLKSIQGVVTSLCNYYGWINDXILFNMEVISENVPLKIGTNVLALVEQDEVTHTLKAIKVKAMNDLPEGSEPSKLGRRLCIRCVTSVTEEDVYISEDVSFPLYLFSGAFKPFKGDLVLVEYSMNAGTSNINIHSVSPLNSQDIDEVYISSIDGRNGMVEARVFFTLDSLQIPSGYTPGLYDIVDVVAVDSIQQHCSLRAVSVTPVEVEI; this comes from the exons ATGTTGAGCCTTCTACGGTGGATATCCACATTCTTTCACGGGAGCAACACGTCTGAAGAAATATCAGAGGAAGAGCCTCAAG ATAACACCAAGTTGAAGTCTATTCAGGGAGTGGTCACGTCTCTGTGCAATTACTATGGCTGGATCAATG TCATCCTCTTCAACATGGAGGTAATCAGTGAAAACGTGCCTCTGAAGATTGGGACCAATGTCCTTGCCCTTGTGGAACAAGATGAAGTAACTCATACCCTGAAAGCAATCAAG GTGAAAGCTATGAATGATCTTCCTGAGGGCAGTGAGCCGTCAAAACTTGGCAGAAGGCTTTGTATTAGATGTGTCACCTCTGTAACTGAAGAAGACGTGTATATCAGCGAGGACGTGTCTTTCCCATTATACCTCTTTTCTGGCG CATTCAAACCTTTCAAAGGAGACTTGGTACTGGTTGAGTATTCCATGAATGCAGGAACTTCAAACATCAATATCCACTCTGTGAGCCCCCTCAACTCTCAGGACATAGATGAG GTCTATATTTCTAGCATTGATGGAAGAAATGGCATGGTGGAAGCCAGAGTCTTTTTCACCCTCGACTCTCTCCAGATACCTTCCGGGTATACACCTGGATTATACGACATTGTAGATGTGGTCGCTGTCGACAGTATCCAGCAACACTGTTCACTGAGGGCAGTATCAGTGACCCCAGTAGAAGTGGAGATTTAA